The Candidatus Omnitrophota bacterium region GTATTTGAAAAAGATACACAGAAAATTGAGGTTTTCTTTCTATACACCGTTCAGAGTCCTGAATATCGCAGCGAAGATCCTGAGGGTAAGATTTTTTACCTTCCGCGAGCTAATATCGTTTGCGGGTGTCGCGCCTTTATTGCTGAAGAGTATTATAGGAAAAGAGCTAAAGGAAAAGCGGCTGATCAAGTCTATAACGCACATACTTGGGCATAACAAGTAATTGAAAAAGCCCACCCGTCCAATAGATAGGCTTTCTCGTCTAAATTGACTCCCCCTTGGTTGATGATAACAGAACTTTTATGGAGAAGTTTATAGGGTTTTTGTATACGAGCGAGGCGGAGAAACTGCATGGATACTATAAAAGTTTATTCGGGTAGGATGGCACTAAAATACCTTTGAGTGTTTAATTATTTTTTATCTCTAAGTCTGCCGGCTTCCATTATTGGAAGGTTGGCTTCTGTAGGCACGTATACAATCTGTTTTTCGCTTGCCTGCAAGCCTTCTATCCATAAATATCGCAGATAAATATCGCTTAGACTTCCGGAGATTATCTTATTACTTTCCGCAATACCTTTTGCCTTTGCTACAACTATCTCCGCATCTTTCTGTGCCTTAGTTAGTTCAAACTGTTTCTGTAAGGATTCCTGCTCTGTTCTCAATTTTTGCTGAATACTGTCTGAAAACGCCGCAGGCAATCTGACATCCCTTAATAGTACATCCTGGACGACTATGCCTCTCGGCTCCAATTTCATTTTTAAGAATTCCAATATCTGTTGGCCTATCTTGCTTCGTCCTTCTTCACTATATAGTGATTTAACCTCATATCCGCTGGCGACATTACGAATGGCTTCTCTGAAATAAGGTTCAACTATCGTCTGTTCAAAATCGCTGCCTATGGTCTTTCTTACGAAAACTGCCTTATCTATAGGAACATTATAAAGAAGCGAGACGTCAAGTGTTGATATAAGCCCTTCGGAAGACGGCACATTAGCGGTCTCTTTCAGTTCGCGCGTCTTCACATTCCAGACCTCTATCCAACTTACACCGGGTATGTACCAGTGCCAGCCTGTCCGTAAAGGCTCCTCGGAAAATTTACCAAAATCGGCTTTCACTCCGGTCTGGCCGTCGTCAACCGTTTTTAGGCCGCAGCCGGTAAGACCTAACGCAATAATGCTAACCATTAAAAATAAAAAGTATTTTTTCATCGGACCTCCCTATTATTTTAGACTGCACCCTCATTGCGCATTGATAGCCGATATTTCCTTAATGCCCTTTCCTAATGTATTTCGGTCGATATTGAATCTCTTGCCCAGCTCTTTCTGCGTGAATGAATCAAGCTTTGTTCCTTCTTTAGTAAGCAACGCCTTTATGAGAAGAATGAATTTAGCCGGCTGACTGAGCCTCGACAGGTATTCCGGATTCAAAAACTTGCCTTTAAACTCGAATACATCAGCGGAAAGATCCCTGAATGTTATCCAGGCGTCTTTTCCATGCTTAAAATCTACACCTATCAACTTATATCTATCCTGAAGTTTCGTTAATACTTTTATGGCCTGTCGCCTGAGGGCCGTATCGCTCCAATCGGCCGGCATGCCCAGGTCAACGGCCAATTGCTCAAGAGAAAGAAAATATTCATTCGCCTCTTGTTCGTAAGCATATGCTTTAAGCAAGAGATAGGTATCCATGGCTCGCGCATCGCTGTCCGACACCATGCGCGGGAACAGCGTTTTATCGGTCAACAAATCACAGTCAAAAGCAATAATGCTATCCTCATTCAAAATTACGGATCTTTTTACCTTGCGCTCCTTTTCCGGCTTATTCGGCTCATCACCCTTTAGCGTACGTTGCCTGATGCGGACAAGCATGTCCTTGGCATGTTCCGGTGAATCTATCAACGTCGCTGATTCATAGTTATCTTTCAGGGCGGCCACGCTCCAATTTGTGCTCCCTATCACTACATACCGGCTATCTACTATAATAAGCTTATCGTGCATGCGGGTGGAAGGAGTAACGCCGAATATCCTGCCGCCTTTCTCCCTGATAGTATTAAAAACCTCGTCTTTTTCTACGCTAAGAGCGCGTCTATCCTGAAACCGCGTATTCAGATATATATCCACCGAAACACCGCGCGCAAGCGCCTCTTCCAGATCTTTGATTAGCAATCTCACCGGGCCGTTTGCGCCGGCCTGGATTATATACATGGAAACGACTATCGATTCTTTAGCATTATCCAGGAGTTCTATTACTGCAGGTTCATATTTCCGGTCGGATATATCTTTTACTTTCGCAGGAGAAAATTCGGGCTGATCCTGAGCAAGGGTAAGGAGTGGGAAGAAAAATAAAAATAGACTGATGACACCTATACTAAAAATTAATTTCTTATTAATTTTATTCGGCATGTGTTCATTATATCTTAAATAAAAATCCTCTGCAAGCGATTATTCCGGTCACTTCATCTGTGCACTAAGTTTTGTTGTTATTAGTATTTTTAGGGAAGAGTTTATAGAATTTTGCTATACGGGAGAGGCGAAAGAAATAAGTGCTAATTTAGAGAGAATGATTATTTGAATGCACTTTCATCTAACGGTATTTGGCGAGACACGAACGGTTTTACCATTCTGCCACACAGCAAGAGAACGACCTGTTTTCTTATGTCGTTCAACAACCTGCCGTACTGCTTTTTTCAATGCCGCTTCTGCTTTATCCTGTAAAGACATTCTTTTTTTCATATGTTACTTCGCACCTTTCTGAATTATCTTGAATAAGTCTTCATTGGTTGCTTCAATATGGCCATTTTTCCTCTTTGCAATTAAAACAGGTTTTGCTCTGGAATTATCAAATAACATCCACGAATCAACTAATGGCTCGTACAAACTGAAAAAATTATGTACGCCACGAGTAAAGCGACGCCGAACATCTCCCGCAGGAACATTATGCCCACCTTCCGCAACCCTATCCTTTATGCGGGCTATAGCCAATTCTGGACTGGGAACCCATAAAAAGAAAAGATGTAACCCGTAATCTTTTTTCTTCAATTCATTAAGCAAGGTAGCGTATGATTTACCCGATAATGTTGTTTCGAAAGCAAAATCAACACCTTTTCCCGTATATTCATGAATTTGCTGTAAAACAAGTTTCCCGGCTTTGATTGCGGCGGCACGAGGCTCAAAAGGCGCCAGGCCTAATGCGATGAGGTCAGCGTTAACAAAATTTGGACAATTAACATAATTGGGCAAAAATGACCTTGCAAATGTTGTCTTACCAGACCCGTTAGGCCCTGCAATTATATAGACGTTTTGTTTTGCCATAGTGTAATTATAACCCAAACAATAGCCCTCTACAAGCAAAATGCCCGCCGATAAACGATGGGCATTTTACGATATGGCTCCCCTTGGTTGACGATTATAGAACTGCTCTCATAGAATTAGATGTAGGCGACAAAATTTGTGGCTCGATATAGCAATCTTTAATCTTACACAAGCTGAACTTGTAAGTGCTTACCAAGCGCGTTAGCGGCTTTCTCTAATGTCAAAAGAGTAACAGACTTGTTGGTTGGATCAAGGAGTCTGTTTAATTGCGTACGGCTTTTTATATGCATCCTCATTGTCATTCTTGACTTGGAAATATTATTTTTTTTCATAAGCTTCCATATTTGGAATGCAATGACTTTTTTTGCCGCAGCGGCTTGAGTCTCTTCCAAAATACCCTCTTCCTGAAGAAAATCATCAAAATTGGAACCTATATGCTTGTTTGCTCGTTTCATATGTCACCCCCTGTTTAATTGTTTCATTCGTTTTATAGCTAAATCTAAATCATCCTTTGGAGTCTTTTCAGTCTTTTTGATAAATCCGTGCAAAAGAATTATATAATTTTCAGATAAAGTAAATAAAACTCTTGAAATTCTATGCTCCAACCGAGTTCTTATCTCCCATATTCCATTACACAGTTTTTTCGCTAATGGCATTCCTACCGGCCAACCGTATTGAACTGTATTAATATCCTCGCCTATCGCTTTTTTATCTTCTTTAGGCAATGACCTTAGCCACTCCCTTACGGGCTCATTTCCGGTTTCTGTTCTGAAAAACCTAACTTCTAAAGGATATTCTCTATTCATCTATTACAAGTGTACCATTTTTGGTACATTTGTCAAGCCTTTTTGTCAAATATTTATAGTTGCCTGAAATTTCCAAAGTTAACGATAACAGAACTCGTGCCCTGAACCGAA contains the following coding sequences:
- a CDS encoding helix-turn-helix transcriptional regulator, which translates into the protein MKRANKHIGSNFDDFLQEEGILEETQAAAAKKVIAFQIWKLMKKNNISKSRMTMRMHIKSRTQLNRLLDPTNKSVTLLTLEKAANALGKHLQVQLV
- a CDS encoding zeta toxin family protein — its product is MAKQNVYIIAGPNGSGKTTFARSFLPNYVNCPNFVNADLIALGLAPFEPRAAAIKAGKLVLQQIHEYTGKGVDFAFETTLSGKSYATLLNELKKKDYGLHLFFLWVPSPELAIARIKDRVAEGGHNVPAGDVRRRFTRGVHNFFSLYEPLVDSWMLFDNSRAKPVLIAKRKNGHIEATNEDLFKIIQKGAK
- a CDS encoding type II toxin-antitoxin system RelE/ParE family toxin, which encodes MNREYPLEVRFFRTETGNEPVREWLRSLPKEDKKAIGEDINTVQYGWPVGMPLAKKLCNGIWEIRTRLEHRISRVLFTLSENYIILLHGFIKKTEKTPKDDLDLAIKRMKQLNRG
- a CDS encoding phospholipase D-like domain-containing protein encodes the protein MPNKINKKLIFSIGVISLFLFFFPLLTLAQDQPEFSPAKVKDISDRKYEPAVIELLDNAKESIVVSMYIIQAGANGPVRLLIKDLEEALARGVSVDIYLNTRFQDRRALSVEKDEVFNTIREKGGRIFGVTPSTRMHDKLIIVDSRYVVIGSTNWSVAALKDNYESATLIDSPEHAKDMLVRIRQRTLKGDEPNKPEKERKVKRSVILNEDSIIAFDCDLLTDKTLFPRMVSDSDARAMDTYLLLKAYAYEQEANEYFLSLEQLAVDLGMPADWSDTALRRQAIKVLTKLQDRYKLIGVDFKHGKDAWITFRDLSADVFEFKGKFLNPEYLSRLSQPAKFILLIKALLTKEGTKLDSFTQKELGKRFNIDRNTLGKGIKEISAINAQ
- a CDS encoding prohibitin family protein, which produces MKKYFLFLMVSIIALGLTGCGLKTVDDGQTGVKADFGKFSEEPLRTGWHWYIPGVSWIEVWNVKTRELKETANVPSSEGLISTLDVSLLYNVPIDKAVFVRKTIGSDFEQTIVEPYFREAIRNVASGYEVKSLYSEEGRSKIGQQILEFLKMKLEPRGIVVQDVLLRDVRLPAAFSDSIQQKLRTEQESLQKQFELTKAQKDAEIVVAKAKGIAESNKIISGSLSDIYLRYLWIEGLQASEKQIVYVPTEANLPIMEAGRLRDKK